Proteins encoded in a region of the Zunongwangia endophytica genome:
- the ruvA gene encoding Holliday junction branch migration protein RuvA, giving the protein MIHHLKGKLVEKNPTHVVVDCNGVGYFVHISLHTFSKIQDEENISLFTHLQVKEDSHTLFGFQEKSEREIFRLLISVSGIGANTARSMLSSLEPVQIRDAIASGDVATIQSIKGIGAKTAQRVILDLKDKIVKIFGIDEVFVEQSNTNKEEALSALETLGYARKQADKVLNKLIKEQEDPTVETLIKLALKNL; this is encoded by the coding sequence ATGATTCATCACTTAAAGGGCAAACTGGTAGAGAAGAATCCTACCCATGTTGTCGTAGATTGTAATGGCGTTGGTTATTTTGTCCATATCTCGCTACATACTTTTTCTAAAATTCAAGACGAAGAGAATATTTCCCTTTTCACTCATTTACAGGTGAAAGAGGATTCGCATACCTTATTTGGCTTTCAGGAAAAATCTGAAAGAGAAATCTTTAGGCTTCTAATTTCCGTAAGTGGTATAGGGGCTAATACTGCTCGTTCTATGCTTTCGTCTTTAGAGCCTGTGCAGATTAGAGATGCTATAGCATCTGGTGACGTTGCAACTATCCAGAGTATAAAAGGGATAGGTGCCAAAACAGCACAACGAGTAATTTTAGACCTAAAAGATAAGATTGTTAAAATATTTGGTATTGATGAGGTTTTTGTAGAGCAAAGCAATACAAATAAAGAAGAAGCGTTATCTGCTTTAGAGACTTTGGGTTATGCTCGTAAACAGGCAGATAAGGTTCTAAATAAGCTAATTAAAGAGCAAGAAGATCCAACGGTAGAAACTCTGATTAAATTAGCATTAAAAAACTTGTAG